The DNA sequence atttattgaatttttaaatatatttggaataatttatttcttattgttttacaaaatataaattaaaaataaataaataaaataatgtaaataaatatatttttcagtttaaaaaaataacaataaaacagtaagAATTTATATCaaagaaacaattaaattataaatacaatttaaaataataataataataataataataataaagcaataTATCTtataactaaatatttttgatataatttatttcgtattgttttacaaaatataaaaaataaattaaaaagtgtaaataaatatatttttcattttttttacaataataacaCAGTAAGAATGTatatcaaagaaaaaataaattataaatacaatttaaaataataataaagcaatatatcttataactttttaaaaatgtatttattgcctAAAATACTAATGTTTACACTCCATAAATATATCATACTCACATAAATAGttacaaaataatatattttttcactttatacCTCTTGACATACTCCATAAATCATAAATTATCCTGGAAATATCactaaatttaagaaaagtaTTATTAAACTGAATCTTGTCTTTGTATAAATTTCTTTTTACCGTGATATTAGAAAAATTTGCACCGTATTtgttacggtaaagttctggcaagtttttttttttttttaccgtaaaaacaacaacagtgtaatcatgtttattttgttgcaagtatagcaatgatgatctttttgtgtacaaatttgatcttgcttccaaacttttggcctgtagtgtagcCTATATATATTTCCTCACAAAAgtagtttaaaaataatattttttttcatttttggagctatttttggatctttttctgtctctttggaCGCACGTGAGAGCGAAGACAAACAGGAAGCGGATCAGTGACtctaataaatgtaaatgagtcTCTTGTGTGTCTCTAATCCTCCATCATTAAacattctcctcctccctcaagCTCcggggagtgttttttttttttttttttttcacacccTCAGCCACTTGACCCACGAGACCCGCCTCCGTCCTTTTTAAcggctctcacacacacacacacacagccagcggCCGTTAAAAGGGACGGAGGACACATGTCTCCGTGTCTCCCCCTCATGTATCCTTCATGCTGTTAGAGCCGCTCCGCTCGGCCCGAGCAGCTCCGGTTCACGGTGTTCATGGACCCCGAGGCTCCGCGGCGCGCTGCTCTCTGACGGGCTCAGAGGCTCTCCCACCGCGGGGCTCGAACCTGCgacctttctgtctctttgcctCCTCCGGTGCGCGCGTCATGTCTTTTGGCACAAACACAAGAACGGGCTTCTCGGTGCGGGACATCCTGGACCTGCCGGACCCCGCAGGGAGGTGCGGCTCCGGGAccgaggaggcggaggaggacgACCCGGAGGAGGCCCACGCGGAGGTTCCGGGCTCCGGGAACGCGCAGAAACTGGGATTTAGCGGCCGGAGTTTGTGCGGGCGCGGCGGGGGAAGCTACGGCAGGTGGAGCCGCGGATCCGGGAACCTGCACTTCTCACGTGAGGAcacttatatttattaatattaacatttaaaagttaTCAGGCTTTATTTGCATCTATTGGCCTTTATTTATAATCCAATTTCTGACGCTAAACTCTTAAATCTGTTCGTGCATAATCACCAAATTAGTCcccttaaattaaaaatttgatacatatttaaatattgcaCCCGTTTTTCAactaaaatgatataaaaatgacattaaatcaTAATTTAATCCTTATTTCAGCGCGCACAGCCGAAAATATCTGCGCGTAATAGGAGACAGTCTCTTTGTCTCCATCTTTTACatcatattgttattgttttacatattaAATCACAGCCACATTATTAATGTTACCTGATAAGCTAAATCATatagtttaaaatatttattcatgtcCTTTTTACCAAGGAGAGACAATTCTTcagctgaattttttttaaaaatcatgtttttggtTCCCAGAGCAGCTTCAGGACATTTTAAGGAAAATATGTTGAGCATTAAAcggaataaaacaaatatttgccgGAAATAATCGTCCAAGTTgaataaacatgtaaatatgaattgatttgtgattaaaaacagGGAGATGACTTcagtgtttttgctgttttagaGAAATAACTTGTTATGGAAGACTTCTGAGGTAACagtctgctttaaaaaaagtaatcagattaccTGCTCTGTCTCCCTGCAGTACACGGGATCTCCTTAGAGTCCCGCGCGGAGCCCAAGTCCCCGGAGCTCTCCACGGACGAGTCCCCGGACGCGGCGGCGGGCGGCGCGGCGCAGAAGAGCCGCGGCAGGAAGCGGCGCGTGCTCTTCTCCAAGGCGCAGACCTTCGAGCTGGAGCGCCGCTTCCGGCAGCAGCGCTACCTGTCGGCCCCGGAGCGGGAGCACCTGGCCGGGCTGATCCGCCTCACCCCGAACCAGGTGAAGATCTGGTTCCAGAACCACCGCTACAAGATGAAGCGCGCCGAGCACTGCGGCTCCGACGCGCTGCAGCTGCTGCCGGCGCGCCGCGTCGCCATCCCGCTGCTGGTGCGGGACGGGAAGTCCTGCGAGCGGATCACAGCGCAGGACCTGGAGGTGACGCTCCGCTCCGGCCTCGGCCTGCCTCTGTGCGCCTACTCCCCGCTGCTGCACCCGGCCTACGGCCCGGAGCACGCCGCGCTGCCGCAGCAGCAGCTGGCGCACATGTACCACTGGAGCTGGTGAGGCGGACTTTCTCTGAGGGACAAAAACCTGAACCACCAACAAGTCCACGTTATAAACTCATGATCGGCCTTAACGTAAATGTTTAAATTcgctaaaaaaaagaaagaaaagaaagcccCCTAAAATGATTAAATGCCACTATTCAAAAAGCGACAAAattccatctttttttaatggagtttgGTTTGATTTTCTAGAAAGAATGAGTGTTTTCAATGCAATTTAATAGATTATTTGGAGTTTGGTTTGTGACACAAAGTAAGACGGAATAAAACATGTTAGGTGAgaaaatttagattttaaagttaaagtatTTAAGACTCACTTAGTTTGAAGTATTTCctctaattaaaaaaagtccTAAAACACTAACAAGTCCACGTTATAAACTCATGTTCGGCCTTaacataaatgtttaaattcgCTATAAAAAAGTCCCCTAAAATGATTAAATGCAACTATTCACAAAGCGACAAAATTCCTAATTTTTTTGATTGGAGTTTGGTTTGTGACAAAAAGTATTTTCCAGAAAGAATGAGCATTTAAGACTCACTTAGTTTTAAGTCTTCCCTctaataaaaaaactgttttcaatGCAATTTAATAGATAATTTGGAGTTTGCTTTGTGAGTGACTGAGGGACACAAATCCAAAAACACTAACAAGTCCACGTTATAAACTGATTGCTTAAATtcgctaaaaaaaaaaaaaaaaaagccccctAAAATGATTAAATGCATCTTTTCAAAAAGCGACAAAATATTCCATCTTTTTTTGATTGGAGTTTGGTTTGTGACACAAAGTATTTTCCAGAAATTGTCTTGAAATAAgacagaataaaacatgttgCGCTGAACTTTCACTGAGGGACACAGATCCTGAAACACCAACAAGTCCACGTTATAAACTCATGTTCGGCCTTAATGTAATTGTTTAAATTcgctaaaaataataataataataaaaaaaaaaacctaaaatgattaacccataagaacccagacccagcagctaatccttaaaggaaaatgatgggggaaataccacatagaacacatttatgatgttttttttttaattctagccctaaatgtcaaagatctgtgatgtgacataaacgttacattgggcgtttatagtatttatgtttaatttaaaatttaaaaaactaaacacattttctgcttacagaaacacaagtttgcctttttctctgcatctccacaacatttatcaaagttgtgacattaatagtgctgtttaacaataaattatctTTCAGATtggtttttaagtaacaaaataataagaaatcaataagaaacaaaaacaaatttgcctttttgtttgcatctccataacataaatcaaaattgtgattttaatttgttcaggaaatctggtcagaacaagttaaatgtaataaaggacaaactattaacggattagaattgttaaatgggtttaaacttagcctcgtaacaaaaaataagctttttgaaatgagctactttttcacatttctgtttccagtcacacataTATCTTGGAGAAGTCCCTAAGCTACGTCTCTTAATGATTTAATGAgtaatatgggagattctagaagatttaaagtgtttgttacactggtgtcaccataggttcctatgggttaaatgcaactattcaaaaagtgacaaaattccacctttttttaatggagtttggtttgtgacaaaaaagtattttccagAAAGAATGAGCGTcttgaaacaataaaacatgttacGTGAGATGGATTTTAAAGTTAAAGCATTTAAGACTCACTTAGTTTTAAGTCTTTCCTCTAATTAAAAAACCTGTTTTCAATGCAATTTAATAGATAATTTGacttaaaaataacattttctgtctctgcagcttCGAAAATGTCTTGATTTTCAATCTTATTGCCACTAATCAAAGCAACTTAAACTCACTTATTGATCAATCTGAAGATACTGAAGTGAAACTGAtcataaaacaaatcaaaccaaactttcttgttttttttcttcttctggggactttgtgagtttttgttgttgttgtttttattgtgtttttttctgcaaaagtgTCACTTTTATCGCGAGAAAAAATGTTTCCGCGTGTTTTATAAATCTATTTATAATGTTGACTGTTGACTTGTTTTGTAATAAACTGGATATTTATGATGGTGAATAAAAGTTGGAGCAGGTGTGAGCGGTCAATCTGTGGTTTCTGACaggaatattaataatattgtgctttacagagacacaatttaaaagaaaagaatattagttttatcatttatttcatGCATTTCTCATGCAAGATATACACAAATGCTTCATGAATCAAATGATTGGCTACAATACATTAATCCTCACATGATGCATAATTAATATAAACTTTATTGAGgttttttcctattttatttcctataatatttctatatttttcctGCAGAAAAGGAGCATCTCTGCTGTTTAAAAGTCTCTATATTGAGCACAAAGGTATTGTCCTAAATAAAGACATCAATAGTCAATACaagttatattttataatatataattatatatatataataatttaaagttgTGTTATAACTAAAATAGCTCCCTTTTAATGCATCACTGCAAAAAGGGTCAAAATCACACCTTTTCTGATGGAGTTTGGGCTAAAAAACAAACCGATAAGTATGTCAAATTATGATAAATCTGTTTTCTAATaactaatttaatattttactatgaaagaaatataaaaggAATACAATTAGAGGCCTGGTTAAGAGATATGAAGTCATATTTTAGGATTAAATCTATGTTGTATGGCCAAAATACCCCCCTTAAATGACTAAATTCCACTTTTCAAAAAGCGACAAAATTCCCTCTTttttgaatggagtttggtttattccatatttctgtcttaaaacaaacaaacaaaaaaaaaacatatcatgTGAGAATATTTAAAGCTGCATCTCAAAACTTCTCTATATTGAGCATTTACAGTATGtcaatgctttttttatttctatttataataataataataataataataataataataaatcagttTCCCGTGCGTGACTTTAGACGGCAAAATAActgattttattgttaaatgCACTAAATTAGAGGCCTTATAAGGAGATGTCAAGTCTTACAAGTCATATTTTTAGGAATTAATTTGTGTGATATTAAAGCTAAAACAGCcaccttaaataaaaaaaatgccattatttgaaaattaacaaaatttcctctttttttgaaTGGAGTTAAGTTTATGTCAGGCTTTATTTTCCCAGagaaaaacagtattttctgGAAAGGACAAATGTCTtgaaactaattaaaataaagcaaGTTATGTGAGAACATTTAGTCTCTGAACCAATTATAGTATAAATATGTCACTTTATCAGAGATTTATATCCTGCAGGGagtcttatttatttaatatgttaccatgacaacatgaaagggtaaaaaataaatacaagctGGATAATTTAAGACATGTGAGGTCATTGAAGTAATATCTTGGAATACATTTATGTtaataaagctaaaaaaaacagctttactTTATAAATTGCAACTATTAGAGAAGAGATAAAATCCTTATTTTTCTAATGGAGTTTGGTTTATGAcgtcttgtatttttttcctccagagaaaataacatttttctttggaaacaagacaaaatgttgcatgactaaatgtaaagttGCATCCCTGTCGTTGCTTTATTCTTTATATTGAGCAATTAAAGTATGTTTCTCTATCTGTTTCCTGCAGCTACTgcacagaaaattaccaaaaaaagacacaaaattattttaaaagagacacaaaatgacagaaaaaaagacacaaaatgacagaaaaaactaaattatttaaaaaaggaacaaaatgaccaaaaaaagacacagaattaccaaaaaagacacaaaattattttaaaaagacacaaaattaccaaaaaaagacacaaaattattttaaaaaagacacaaaattattttaaaaaagacacaaaatgacagaaaaaacgaaattacttaaaaaaggaacaaaattaccaaaaaaggacacagaattaccaaaaaagacacaaaattattaaaaaaagaccaaaaaaaatacacaaaattaccagaaaagacacaaaattatttaaaaaaaatacacaaaattaccaaaaaaaggacacaaaaatctTAGAATACATTTATGTtaataaagctaaaaaaaaaaaaaagagataaaattccTCCTTttttgaatggagtttggtttatgacgttttgtatttttcctccagagaaaataacatttttctttggaaacaagacaaaatgttgcatgactaaatgtaaagttGCATCCCTGTCGTTGCTTTATTCTTTATATTGAGCAATTAAAGTATGTTTCTCTATCTGTTTCCTGCAGCTACTGCACAGCTAAATAACTGATTTAATATTTCActatgaaagaaataaaaaagggacaaaatctCATTCCTAATAGAGAGGTGTTATGTAATGCACCTGTATGCTCTCCctctatatatattatttattttagggtAAAATGTGCCAAATTTAATCAAATTTGAgtcaaaaaatgcttaaataatCTCACAAAACACCCACCATGTCCCTCTTTAAACCCCCAAAtcatattaaaatgaataaatatgtgcatttattttttcttgtataagttttacaagaaaaataaataaaataaaaagcatgcaAACCTGTTATATGGACATTAGTGATATTTTAGGAATACATTTATGTtgcaaatacatttataatactCCTTAAACTGTTAGAAAAgtgaatggagtttggtgcaTTTGCAGACTTGTTATATGATGCACTTATAAGACTCGGgctggtttattttattttattttattctttcatGTAGTTTGTTTTCATCCTCTGAATCATAAACAGTCACATCAAACTCAGGATTAGAGgcaagaaacaaagaaagacaacattttttctttgatttggagcatttttcttgtgaattattcaatattttcgCCCTTTCTGAGTCTCTAAAAGTCCTTAAAAGGCCATAAAGCAGACAATGCCTCATTATAACAAGCTGAAACACTGTGAGACAGAAGACTGAAGGCTTTTGTGCCgagttcttttgttttcttcaaactTTAAAGTCAGACTGGATTCATTTCTTTGCAAACAAAAGCTTTGAGTTTTGACTCATTATATAACTTTGTTTGGgagaatttaaagtaaaaaggacttctttttacagaacatgattttttttaggcaGTGCATCATAATCTGCTTCAGACAGACGGTTTATCATGCATATTCCTTATTTATTGTGTAGTTAATCAGATTATTCACAATAAAACTGGGGATCATCAAGGTTTGCTGGAATGATGGAAACAatgcagagagaagaggagaaccacgtttttttttacctcaacaGGTTCatcttaaagcaggggtctcaaactcaaattacctgggggacgctggaggcagtatcacaatgaccaaaaaaaagacacaaaattactaaaaaaaagacacaaaatgacagaaaaaatacctaaattactgaaaaaagacacaaaatgaccaaaaaaagacacaaatttacaaaaaagacacaaaatgaccaaaaaaagacacaaaatgaaagaaaaaaactaaattactttaaaaaaaaggaacaaaatgacaaaaagacacagaattacaccaaaaagacacaaaattattaaaaaaagacacaaaatgaccaaaaaactacacaaaacttcaaaaaatacacaaaattacttaaaaaaagacaattaccaaaaaagacactaaattattttaaaagacacaaaattaccaaaaaatacacaaaattaccaaaaaagacacaaaattatcttttttaaaagacacaaaatgattaaaaaaagacacaaaattacaacaaaaagacacaaaattattaaaaaagacacaaaattattaaaaaagacaacattattgaaaaaagacacaaaattattttagaaaagaaacaaaattaccaaaaaagacactaaattattttaaaagacacaaaattaccaaaaaatacacaaaattaccaaaaaagacacaaaatgatttctttaaaaagacacaaaattacaacaaaaaaagacacaaaattattaaaaaagacaacattattgaaaaaagacacaaaactaccaaaaaaagtaattaaagggaccttccacacacaacacagtaaagtgccattcatataaaactcacattaaactttcatatcaaggtgggggccacaaaatatcgtcacgagggccacaattggcccgcgggccgcgagtttgagacccgtgtcttaaatgaatattttgggaaaaaatgtTCACGTTCTTGCAGAAAGCTGATTCATGGTTCATGTTTGTATTTATCTCTCGCTGATGTTTGATTTACAGTTGGAAATGAAGATCTGAAGATGGTcataaaacaattattaaacatgttttttaaacagTCTAACTTTATCAAACAGTTGGTTATCAACAGGTTGATTGTTTTTTACATGCAACACCAACAATAACGGGacttaataaaatatgaatacatcTCTAGAAAAGATTAAGCCACCACTGTGTTGGACAGAAAAGACTGAAGGGactaactttattattattaacgttattattattattattaaccttATTTTATTAACGTATCATGACTGATCCGGTTCACAGAAGGTcaaaaaactacttttaaacaCGTCTATAAAACAAACTCTTTAACGAGAGATATATAGATTAAAACGTATTCAAATTATAAgccaaaaacatgtcaaattgCACTGACATTAAGAGGATCTTCCGTTTTctatccccccaaaaaaaggttattaagggttattttctttgtaattaTGTGACTTTCAGATGAAAATGTGACGTCCACAGCTGAATATTCTCCGCCATGATTTCTAAATTTCCACGTCACCTACGGAACTTTTTCAGTCCTACAAAGGTAGATATTTTAACTCAAACCCTGATCTTATTTTCTCAACTTAACCGagtggttttgttgccaaaAACGAACCATTTTCACAACGTTAACCATGTGTTGACagcggccactagagggcgccactaactACACACAGGGCATTATTAGATGCAGCATCAacacaagaaatataaaaatacacaaaaacgtCACTGAAAACTCttaaaaactattatttatttagcttttcTCCTGAAGtttgttataaaaaataaattacttaaaaaaggaacaaaatgaccaaaaaagacacaaaattacttaaaaaagaaacaaaatgacaaaaaagacacaaaattacttaaaaaaggaacaaaatgacaaaaaagacacagaattactaaaaaagacacaaaattattaaaaaacacacaaaattgtttaaaaaagacacaaactgaccgaaatagacacaaaataacagaaaaagacacaaaatgaaaaaaaaactaaattacttaaaaaaggaataaatgacaaaaaagacacaaaatgaccaaaaaaaacacaaaattattaaaaaagacacaaaattattttaaaaagacacaaaatgaccaaaaaaatagacaaaacttctaaaaaatacacaaaattttaaaaaaagacaattagcaaaacgacacaaaattatttaaaaaaagacacaaaatgaccaaaaaaaaagaaacaattattTAGCTTTTctcctgaagtttttttttttatcatctttaccctgaatatttttgttttctttttaaacatccGACAGGATTAGAAAAACCTTCAGACGACTTCattcacagacagaaaaaccagctatttactgtgttgtgacaaaagaaagaaagaaagacccccctctgtgtgtgtgttggggggtcTCAGTGTTcagaggggtcagaggtcagctcaTCTCAGagggatgatgtcatcagagcTTTGAGACGGTTATAATGAGTCAGCTGCAGCTTTAAAAGAGGAAACTGATCCGAGAGCTGCAGGTGAAAGTCCAAATGAGATAAGAAAGTTTAGATGgtcacaaatcacaaataagACAATAATTTGCTAATTCTTTCCACATGTATTGGGGGAAAATAGGGGGAAaaacatatatgtcatatacaaatgttaataaaaaaacaatagggCTACTTTTTAATATGAGtacattatatatgtatttttttaatttgcattttaactTGTATTGTAAATAAGCAAACTCATTCTGAATACACTCCAAAAAAGGTGGAACCGgagaagatttttattttttgcatttatttt is a window from the Centropristis striata isolate RG_2023a ecotype Rhode Island chromosome 18, C.striata_1.0, whole genome shotgun sequence genome containing:
- the LOC131991398 gene encoding homeobox protein Nkx-2.2a-like — protein: MLLEPLRSARAAPVHGVHGPRGSAARCSLTGSEALPPRGSNLRPFCLFASSGARVMSFGTNTRTGFSVRDILDLPDPAGRCGSGTEEAEEDDPEEAHAEVPGSGNAQKLGFSGRSLCGRGGGSYGRWSRGSGNLHFSLHGISLESRAEPKSPELSTDESPDAAAGGAAQKSRGRKRRVLFSKAQTFELERRFRQQRYLSAPEREHLAGLIRLTPNQVKIWFQNHRYKMKRAEHCGSDALQLLPARRVAIPLLVRDGKSCERITAQDLEVTLRSGLGLPLCAYSPLLHPAYGPEHAALPQQQLAHMYHWSW